The Parashewanella spongiae genome has a window encoding:
- a CDS encoding class I adenylate cyclase yields the protein MLEQKRFSHFAEKLNKVRLTRALSLLPTMQQHLFNLIPVLLEYHDIDLPGFTNEHTPRGIYGFNLTTEHKQDCEIFNFKLPNEASPDQYIFEGIYAMGSVASFGQSCYSDIDIWAIHRADATPKQLSLLKNKLSKLSKWFEHYQLEVNFYLVHPQQFSDDNYSAASQDQSIGKEHSGSAQHWLLLEEFYRSQIRLAGRGIAWWPHLKELPELLHLGDVRELSAGEYFGASLWHLYKGIEKPHKALLKVLLLEAYSANYPNPILLTDKIWQRTQEGNFSLENDPYYVLYEYIEDYLVNQDDAKRLEVLRRCFYLKCGVKLTQLPEHNDWRVKKMQQLVSNWNWSDSLISTLDNCEQWRSGQLKWFNDQLKELMLSSYQTLLAFASKQQLNDSLRMGELNLLTRKLHTFFHHDEHQIGKLNPLWSEHLAEEELTIIHSNRDGQYYLYRQALSPKALLGQSPIYKTHSLAGILMWACFNGAVDNKTKWHQLEDRKLTHCKIDKHCKQLLNTISGSPCRNKVSKYDLSQPWHYRQLLIMVNLSNDPTCQWQGQEMMIDVLNVNIFSLGRRQQNMLGSIDIMATTSWGEWQCHSFNGKLAILDALTFIASGLKRAPSDMSIKVMSCSQRLQNQLQQQVEKLVRQTLRLTHQVQESSTLLQPVHIAQRRYGIFINNNGLACQDLHDAKSFYQRISCDQLTQLPRPELCNDPLTCAPPVILNYSTQGSIQYFLRQQRQDVEVFVLDDNNEISHYVQHEQDMDQLVSTISQHYAFDELTSNKGHFNLPQFFKLERIKGQLQVLPFGISADDQLTDF from the coding sequence ATGCTTGAACAAAAACGCTTTTCACACTTTGCTGAAAAATTAAATAAAGTTAGGCTCACGCGCGCACTTTCTCTGTTGCCTACCATGCAGCAACACTTATTTAATTTGATCCCTGTATTACTGGAATACCACGATATTGATCTCCCCGGCTTCACGAACGAGCACACTCCCCGTGGCATTTATGGGTTCAATCTTACCACTGAACATAAGCAAGACTGTGAAATCTTTAACTTCAAACTGCCTAATGAAGCTTCTCCTGATCAATATATTTTCGAAGGTATTTATGCCATGGGCAGTGTCGCAAGCTTTGGGCAAAGTTGCTATAGCGATATTGATATTTGGGCCATCCACCGCGCAGACGCCACACCAAAACAATTATCCTTACTTAAAAATAAACTGTCTAAGCTAAGCAAATGGTTTGAACATTACCAACTCGAAGTTAATTTTTATTTAGTGCACCCGCAGCAATTCTCTGACGATAACTACTCTGCCGCTTCCCAAGACCAGAGTATTGGCAAAGAGCACAGTGGCAGTGCGCAACACTGGTTACTACTTGAAGAGTTTTATCGTTCACAGATCCGTTTAGCTGGTCGTGGTATTGCGTGGTGGCCTCACTTAAAAGAATTACCTGAATTACTTCATTTGGGCGATGTGAGGGAGTTGAGTGCTGGTGAGTATTTTGGAGCCTCACTATGGCACCTATATAAAGGTATTGAAAAACCACACAAAGCCTTACTTAAAGTCCTACTGCTCGAAGCCTATTCAGCAAACTATCCCAATCCCATTTTGTTAACGGATAAAATTTGGCAACGCACACAAGAAGGTAACTTCTCATTAGAAAATGACCCTTATTATGTCTTATATGAATACATCGAAGATTACCTTGTTAATCAAGATGACGCGAAGCGTCTTGAGGTTCTAAGACGATGTTTTTACTTAAAATGTGGTGTAAAACTCACCCAATTACCTGAACATAACGATTGGCGCGTTAAAAAAATGCAACAATTGGTGAGTAATTGGAATTGGTCAGACAGCCTAATTTCAACATTGGACAATTGTGAACAATGGCGGAGCGGTCAGCTTAAATGGTTTAACGATCAACTCAAAGAACTGATGCTGTCCAGTTACCAAACCTTATTGGCTTTTGCTTCTAAACAGCAATTGAATGACAGTTTACGAATGGGAGAGTTAAACTTATTAACCCGTAAATTGCATACTTTTTTCCACCATGATGAACATCAGATAGGCAAATTAAACCCACTATGGAGTGAACATTTAGCCGAGGAAGAATTAACCATCATTCACAGCAACCGTGATGGTCAATATTATTTGTATCGCCAAGCGCTGTCACCCAAAGCCCTGTTGGGGCAAAGCCCAATATACAAAACACACTCCTTAGCAGGCATCTTAATGTGGGCTTGCTTCAATGGTGCCGTCGATAATAAAACCAAATGGCATCAACTTGAAGATAGAAAACTCACTCACTGTAAGATTGATAAACATTGTAAACAGCTATTGAACACGATTAGTGGCTCACCCTGTAGAAATAAAGTGTCTAAATACGATTTATCCCAACCTTGGCATTATCGACAATTATTAATCATGGTGAACTTATCCAACGACCCAACTTGCCAATGGCAGGGACAAGAAATGATGATTGATGTACTCAACGTCAATATTTTTTCTTTGGGGCGGCGTCAACAAAATATGTTAGGAAGCATTGATATTATGGCCACCACCAGTTGGGGAGAATGGCAATGCCATAGCTTCAATGGAAAGTTAGCCATATTAGATGCACTGACATTTATAGCTTCTGGCTTAAAGCGCGCTCCAAGCGATATGTCTATTAAAGTCATGAGCTGTTCTCAACGGTTACAAAATCAGTTACAGCAACAAGTTGAAAAACTGGTACGCCAGACTTTAAGATTGACCCATCAAGTTCAAGAGTCCAGCACCTTATTGCAACCCGTGCATATTGCTCAAAGACGCTATGGCATATTTATCAATAATAACGGGCTGGCCTGTCAAGATTTACATGATGCAAAATCTTTTTATCAGCGTATTAGTTGTGATCAGCTTACCCAGCTCCCACGACCAGAACTATGCAATGATCCTTTAACTTGTGCGCCTCCAGTGATACTTAATTACTCAACACAAGGATCGATTCAGTATTTTTTGCGGCAACAAAGACAAGATGTCGAAGTATTTGTATTGGATGATAACAATGAGATCAGCCATTATGTTCAGCATGAACAAGATATGGATCAGCTAGTCAGCACAATCAGCCAGCACTATGCCTTTGATGAACTGACGTCCAACAAAGGCCATTTTAATTTACCACAATTTTTTAAACTCGAGCGCATTAAGGGGCAATTACAAGTCTTACCGTTTGGTATTTCAGCCGACGATCAACTTACTGATTTCTAG
- the hemC gene encoding hydroxymethylbilane synthase, whose translation MSHTPIRIATRKSPLAMWQAEFVKAQLENIYPGITVELLPMSTKGDVILDTPLAKVGGKGLFVKELEVAMLENRADIAVHSMKDVPVDFPEGLGLHVICEREDPRDAFVSNVYKTIDDLPQGAVVGTSSLRRQCQIRAMRPDLVIKDLRGNVGTRLAKLDTGDYDAIILAAAGLLRLKLEQRIASYIEPEVSLPANGQGAVGIECRLDDDRVKALLAPLEHKETRYRVLAERAMNTRLEGGCQVPIGAYAEIKQDTLTLRGLVGNPDGSEIISDTVSGHKEQAIELGQQLAELLLKKGAKVILDVVYNKA comes from the coding sequence ATGTCACACACTCCAATTCGTATTGCTACTCGTAAAAGTCCTCTTGCTATGTGGCAAGCTGAATTTGTAAAAGCTCAATTAGAAAATATTTATCCAGGCATTACCGTCGAACTGCTCCCTATGAGCACGAAAGGGGATGTGATCCTTGATACGCCATTAGCTAAAGTCGGTGGAAAAGGGTTATTTGTAAAAGAACTCGAAGTTGCAATGCTTGAAAACCGAGCCGATATAGCTGTGCATTCGATGAAAGACGTGCCAGTTGATTTTCCTGAAGGATTAGGGCTGCACGTAATTTGTGAACGTGAAGATCCTCGTGATGCTTTTGTTTCGAATGTATACAAAACTATTGACGATTTACCACAAGGCGCGGTTGTCGGAACGTCAAGTTTGCGTAGACAGTGCCAAATCCGGGCCATGCGTCCAGACCTTGTGATTAAAGATTTGCGTGGCAATGTCGGTACGCGCCTTGCGAAATTGGATACGGGTGATTATGACGCGATTATTTTAGCCGCAGCAGGATTGTTGCGTTTAAAACTTGAACAGCGCATCGCCAGCTATATCGAACCAGAAGTGTCATTACCGGCTAATGGTCAAGGCGCAGTAGGGATTGAATGTCGCCTTGATGATGATCGAGTCAAAGCCTTGCTGGCACCGCTTGAGCATAAAGAAACTCGCTACCGAGTATTGGCCGAGCGCGCGATGAATACTCGACTGGAAGGAGGTTGCCAAGTTCCCATTGGAGCCTACGCAGAAATTAAGCAAGATACATTAACCTTACGAGGGTTAGTGGGTAATCCGGATGGCAGTGAAATTATTTCAGATACAGTATCAGGCCATAAAGAACAAGCCATTGAACTGGGTCAGCAATTAGCTGAGCTGTTATTGAAAAAAGGCGCTAAAGTAATATTAGATGTCGTTTACAATAAGGCGTAA
- a CDS encoding uroporphyrinogen-III synthase, producing the protein MHILLTRAKGSNQVMSEVLTQRGIAHSVTPLLEVQSYCVDIEQKQALNEADIVIFISVNAVIYAEHSGLIPLNQTAQCFAVGSATHHELRKLGIDPQVAVSGQHHSEGLLELDALKLVNNKKITIVRGCGGREWLADVLRNRGAKVEYCEVYQRKMPDYTGQKICQVWQESKVSAILITSGEILSNLIKLVPKESVAWLMSCFIVVPSERVAELAKRAGLSNVINAGSASSEEMLAAVLDITHD; encoded by the coding sequence ATGCACATACTGCTGACAAGAGCCAAGGGCAGTAATCAAGTGATGAGCGAAGTACTCACTCAACGGGGAATCGCGCACAGCGTTACTCCCTTGCTTGAAGTACAGAGTTATTGTGTCGATATCGAGCAAAAGCAAGCATTGAATGAAGCCGATATTGTTATTTTCATCAGTGTGAATGCAGTTATCTATGCCGAACATTCAGGGCTTATACCGCTGAATCAAACGGCTCAATGCTTTGCTGTTGGCAGTGCGACGCATCATGAACTCAGAAAATTGGGGATTGATCCGCAAGTGGCTGTCAGTGGCCAGCACCACAGTGAAGGCTTATTAGAGCTTGATGCTCTCAAGTTGGTAAACAATAAAAAAATAACCATAGTGCGTGGTTGTGGCGGTCGCGAATGGCTAGCTGATGTTTTACGAAATCGTGGCGCAAAGGTTGAGTATTGTGAAGTTTATCAACGAAAAATGCCGGATTATACGGGTCAGAAAATATGTCAGGTGTGGCAGGAATCAAAAGTTAGTGCAATTTTGATCACTAGTGGTGAAATATTATCAAATCTTATAAAATTAGTGCCAAAAGAGTCGGTTGCATGGCTTATGTCATGTTTTATTGTGGTGCCCAGTGAACGAGTCGCAGAGTTGGCGAAGCGAGCTGGTTTATCCAATGTCATTAATGCCGGTTCAGCGAGCAGCGAAGAAATGTTAGCTGCTGTACTCGATATTACTCATGATTAG
- a CDS encoding uroporphyrinogen-III C-methyltransferase, with translation MENKSQEKERLKPSAAKSETTVTEPAEAKEASKPSAQQIVHGTSGMVKFFIFLSFLVSGVLITGGYYAYLEYQKKGDSLALLTQQLNQIQQHVDLQRTTTAELDNNAEQFNKQLNKLSAQQKLIQDSVASLAKRNPSHWMAAEAEYLVEMAGRKLWLERDLSTSVGLLKAADGQVAAMRDPSLLPIRKALAQDISQVKSIKRVDISGTVFAIDGLIVQIEHLPLNQANQASESEDEMVELSTSVSDWHNNLDKTWRALTQDFIKIRKRKGDVAPLMSLQQSWYLTQNIKNKLLQSQLALYRNDELNYRQSMSLVRQWVFEYFDLEAQETKEILNSIDKLRKLSLQQISIKKFASLPLLKQLTTYGELQSSTENDL, from the coding sequence ATGGAAAATAAGTCTCAAGAAAAAGAGCGATTGAAGCCATCGGCAGCTAAGTCTGAAACTACGGTAACTGAGCCTGCAGAAGCCAAAGAAGCCAGTAAACCGAGTGCCCAGCAAATCGTTCATGGTACTTCAGGCATGGTTAAGTTTTTTATTTTCTTATCTTTCCTTGTAAGTGGTGTGCTTATTACTGGTGGTTATTACGCTTACCTTGAATATCAAAAAAAGGGTGACAGTCTTGCGTTATTAACCCAGCAGCTTAATCAAATCCAGCAACACGTAGACTTACAAAGGACCACGACAGCTGAATTGGATAATAATGCGGAACAATTCAATAAGCAATTGAATAAACTTTCAGCTCAGCAAAAATTAATTCAAGATAGTGTTGCCAGTTTAGCTAAAAGAAACCCTAGTCATTGGATGGCGGCAGAAGCAGAATATTTGGTCGAAATGGCAGGAAGAAAACTCTGGCTAGAACGAGATCTCTCAACAAGTGTGGGATTATTAAAAGCGGCAGATGGTCAAGTAGCCGCTATGCGTGATCCATCACTGTTACCCATTCGCAAAGCATTAGCTCAAGATATTAGCCAAGTTAAATCAATTAAACGTGTCGATATATCTGGGACAGTGTTTGCAATTGATGGCCTGATCGTTCAAATAGAACATTTACCATTAAATCAAGCGAACCAAGCGTCTGAATCAGAAGATGAAATGGTAGAGCTGAGCACTTCAGTCAGTGATTGGCATAACAATCTTGATAAAACATGGCGCGCTTTGACTCAAGATTTTATTAAAATTCGTAAACGAAAAGGGGATGTTGCCCCCTTAATGTCGTTGCAACAAAGTTGGTATCTTACTCAAAATATCAAAAATAAACTTTTACAATCTCAATTAGCCTTATATCGAAACGATGAACTGAACTATCGACAGTCTATGTCGTTAGTACGCCAATGGGTGTTTGAATATTTTGATTTAGAAGCGCAAGAAACGAAGGAAATCCTTAATAGCATTGATAAGCTCCGCAAACTATCGTTACAACAAATCTCTATTAAAAAATTTGCGTCATTACCATTACTAAAGCAATTAACTACCTATGGTGAATTACAGTCAAGTACGGAGAATGATTTATGA
- a CDS encoding heme biosynthesis HemY N-terminal domain-containing protein, which translates to MIRTLVYALIIILGVCISPWIIESKGYLYIAIGEYELETSVVFAVVAIVIFYSALQAVEWLIVSVLNLFIKQSWLPQRWRKKNARKHTLAGALALAEEDWAAAEKSMLRGAGNGEIPTLNWLAAARAAQHQQRISQRDEYLSEVEKLANTKQALSVIRTRYFMQQGELTAARAQLDSLQPTKISKTSVVQLALDLYRQQQDWQAIKLILPAVQKKQLLTNDKIAQLTMETNQALLKQAAEKGAAELDKSWHWLSRAERKEPRNIAQYCMGLCRNQKKDTALKMIEKSIKQTSSNELYDALPDMVNAEDSNIRKLLKSKAKVEASNVSYQQCVAKLHSQKRELDLAKQHWQTANSISPNAESWVALAKIHEQLGEQSDTLACYRKAVQ; encoded by the coding sequence ATGATCCGGACTTTAGTGTATGCATTAATTATTATATTGGGAGTGTGCATCAGCCCTTGGATAATTGAAAGTAAAGGCTATTTGTACATTGCGATTGGTGAATACGAATTAGAAACGAGTGTCGTGTTCGCTGTTGTTGCCATTGTTATTTTTTATAGTGCATTGCAGGCGGTTGAATGGCTCATCGTGTCTGTACTGAACCTATTTATTAAACAAAGCTGGCTGCCACAGCGCTGGCGGAAAAAGAATGCAAGAAAGCACACGCTTGCAGGGGCACTCGCATTGGCTGAAGAAGATTGGGCCGCCGCCGAGAAGTCTATGCTTCGAGGTGCTGGAAATGGCGAAATACCTACTCTAAACTGGCTTGCAGCCGCGAGGGCGGCTCAACACCAACAACGCATATCACAGCGAGATGAATATTTATCAGAAGTTGAAAAATTGGCGAATACGAAGCAAGCGTTAAGTGTCATTCGTACCCGTTATTTCATGCAACAAGGTGAACTTACTGCAGCCAGAGCGCAATTAGATAGTTTACAACCGACGAAAATAAGCAAAACTTCAGTCGTTCAATTAGCGTTAGATTTATATCGCCAACAACAAGATTGGCAAGCCATTAAGCTGATATTGCCGGCTGTACAAAAAAAGCAGCTACTGACAAATGATAAAATTGCGCAATTGACTATGGAAACAAATCAGGCCTTGCTTAAACAGGCAGCTGAAAAAGGCGCTGCTGAATTAGATAAATCATGGCATTGGCTAAGTCGAGCAGAACGTAAAGAACCACGTAATATTGCCCAATACTGTATGGGGTTGTGTCGCAACCAGAAAAAAGACACGGCATTAAAAATGATAGAAAAATCGATTAAACAAACATCATCAAATGAGTTATACGATGCATTACCGGATATGGTCAATGCCGAAGATAGCAACATCAGAAAATTGTTGAAATCAAAAGCTAAAGTTGAAGCCAGTAATGTTAGTTATCAACAGTGTGTTGCTAAGTTGCATTCTCAAAAACGAGAGCTTGACTTAGCGAAGCAACATTGGCAAACGGCAAATAGTATCAGTCCAAATGCAGAGTCTTGGGTTGCACTGGCGAAGATCCATGAGCAACTGGGAGAGCAAAGTGACACTTTAGCTTGCTATCGGAAAGCAGTTCAATGA